The region GTGGTGTGGGTCCACCGGCGTGCGGCTGATCAGCGACGAGGTGTACCACGGCCTGGTCTACCCCGGCTCCCCGCCGACGAGTTGCGCATGGGAGACGTCGCGGAGTTCCGTTGTGGTGAACAGCTTTTCGAAGTACTTCGCGATGACCGGGTGGCGTCTCGGCTGGATGTTGGTGCCGCAGGAGCTCAAACGCGCGGTCGACTGCCTGACCGGCAACTTCACCATCTGCCCGCCGGTGCTGCCACAGCTGGCGGCGGTTTCGGCGTTCACCCCGGAGTCGATCGCCGAGGCCGAGGCGCTGCTCGAGGGCTACGCGGCGAACCGCACGCTGCTGCTCGACGGGCTGCGTTCTCTCGGGATCGACCGGCTGGCTCCGACCGACGGCGCCTTCTACGTCTATGCCGACGTCTCGCACTTGACCACCGACTCGCTGAGCTTCTGCTCGAAGCTGTTGAACGACACCGGGGTTGCGATCGCGCCGGGCGTCGACTTCGACACGGTGCGCGGGGGCGCGTACGTACGGCTGTCCTTCGCCGGCCCCACGTCGGACATCGAGGAGGCGCTGCGACGGATCGGCTCGTGGATCAGCTAGCCGACACCTGCGAGCGCCTCGGCCCTCGTGGCCTACCGGCCTGCACGGAAGCAACACACCGCTGAATTCCGCACCCCCACCGGCGCGGTCTACCAGTCCACCGCACCACCACCACCCGGACCACCCGTCCGACGGCGAATGAGCATTCTCGAGGGCCTGTTGAGCGTCGACATGGTCACGTTCGACGCTGCGTGACGTACCAGTCGAGGAGTGCGGGATCGTCGACCGCGCTGCGTTCGACGACCTTCGCCGCGTCACGGCCCTGGAACAACTTCTTGACGGGCACCTCGAGTTTCTTGCCGGTGCGCGTGTGCGGGATCCCGGGGGCCACGATGATCTCGTCGGGCACATGACGCGGGGAGACCTCGGTGCGGATGACGTCGTTGATCCGCCCGCGCACGTCGTCGGTGAGGTCGACACCGTCGGCGAGCACGACGAACAGCGGCATCCAGTATCCGCCGTCGGGTTGTTCGGCGCCGATGACCAACGCCTCGACGACCTCGGGCAGTCCCTCGACGGCCTGGTAGATGTCGGCGCTGCCCATGCGGATCCCATGGCGGTTGAGCGTCGAGTCCGACCGTCCGTGCACGATGACGCTGCCGTGGTCGGTGAGCGTGATCCAGTCACCGTGCCGCCAGACGCCGGGATAGACGTCGAAATAGGCGTCGTGGTAACGGCTTCCGTCGGGATCGTTCCAGAAGGCGACGGGCATCGAGGGCAGCGGCTTGGTGATGACGAGTTCACCGACCTCCCCGCGAACCGGGTTGCCGGCCTCGTCCCACGCATCCAGCGCGACGCCGAGATACGGTGCCGACAGCTCGCCCGGCCATACCGGAACGGTGCGCACCCCGCCGATGAACGCCGACACCACATCGGTGCCACCGCTGATCGACGCCACCTGGACGTGTTCACCGACCCGGTCGCGGAGCCACAACGACGACGACGGCGGCAGCGAGGATCCGGTGATACCGACCGTCCGCAGCGCCGACAGGTCGTGGGTCTTGCTCGGGTGGGCGTCGGCCTTGATGCAGCCCAGCACGTAGCCGGGGCTGGTGCCCAGCACCGTCGCACCGATCCGAGCCGTGATGTCCCACAAGGCATCGGGCTGCGGCGCGTTGGGGCTGCCGTCGTAGCAGACGATCGTGGCGCCGACCAGAAGCCCCGCGACCTGGAAATTCCACATCATCCAGCTGGGGCTGGTGTACCAGAAGAAGGTGTCGTCGCGGCCGATGTCGCTCTGCAGTGCAACGGCTTTCAGATGTTCGACGATGACACCACCGTGGCCGTGCATGATCCCCTTGGGCAGACCGGTGGTGCCTGAGGAGAACAGGATCCACAGCGGGTGCCCGAACTCGACGGCGACGGTGTCCAGGGGGTTCGCGCTTCGCGCGGCCAAATCGTCCATAGTGAAGGTGGCGCGCACCGTCGGCAGACCCTTGCGCAGCGCCGCGACGTCGTCACGCTTGTCGCGGTACTTCCCGGCGAACTGGTAGCCGTCGGCGGCCACCAGCGCCGTGGGCTCCAGCTGACCGAGCCGGTCGAGCGCGGCCTTCGCCGAGTAGTCCTGGCCGCACGCGCTCCACACCGCACCGATGCTCGCGGTGGCCAGGAAGGCGATGACGGCCTCGGGGATGTTGGGCAGGTACCCGACGACACGATCCCCGCGACCCACCCCGCCGGCACGCAGTTTCTCTGCGAACGCGGCGGTGCGTTCCAGCAGTTCCTGCCACGAGACCTCGCGGTCGGGTCTGCCCTCACCCACGGAGACGATCGCCGGGCGGTCGGTGCGCGCGTTGCGCACGACCTGGTCGACGTAGTTGACGGTGGTGCCCGGAAACCATTGGGCGCCCGGCATTTCAGGGTGCTGGAGGACTTCTTCGGAGCGCTCACCGAGCTCGAAGTAGTCCCACAACGCCGCCCAGAAGCCCTCGACGTCGTCCACCGACCACTGCCACAGGGAGCGGTAGTCCGGGAACGCCGAGCCGGTGCGCTGCTCGGCGAACCGGGCGAAGTCCGTGACCCGGGCGCCATCGACGTCGGCCTCGGTCGGAACCCACTGTGGTGTCATC is a window of Mycolicibacterium chubuense NBB4 DNA encoding:
- a CDS encoding acetoacetate--CoA ligase: MTPQWVPTEADVDGARVTDFARFAEQRTGSAFPDYRSLWQWSVDDVEGFWAALWDYFELGERSEEVLQHPEMPGAQWFPGTTVNYVDQVVRNARTDRPAIVSVGEGRPDREVSWQELLERTAAFAEKLRAGGVGRGDRVVGYLPNIPEAVIAFLATASIGAVWSACGQDYSAKAALDRLGQLEPTALVAADGYQFAGKYRDKRDDVAALRKGLPTVRATFTMDDLAARSANPLDTVAVEFGHPLWILFSSGTTGLPKGIMHGHGGVIVEHLKAVALQSDIGRDDTFFWYTSPSWMMWNFQVAGLLVGATIVCYDGSPNAPQPDALWDITARIGATVLGTSPGYVLGCIKADAHPSKTHDLSALRTVGITGSSLPPSSSLWLRDRVGEHVQVASISGGTDVVSAFIGGVRTVPVWPGELSAPYLGVALDAWDEAGNPVRGEVGELVITKPLPSMPVAFWNDPDGSRYHDAYFDVYPGVWRHGDWITLTDHGSVIVHGRSDSTLNRHGIRMGSADIYQAVEGLPEVVEALVIGAEQPDGGYWMPLFVVLADGVDLTDDVRGRINDVIRTEVSPRHVPDEIIVAPGIPHTRTGKKLEVPVKKLFQGRDAAKVVERSAVDDPALLDWYVTQRRT